One Nocardia sp. BMG111209 DNA segment encodes these proteins:
- a CDS encoding IS1380 family transposase translates to MRLFHRFAESSARFDDDGLVSVAGLVPVMTLAEQTGLTRLLTEKIAIDAPRVKSGSVNPAPKLATLIAGMCAGADSIDDIGLLRSGGCKTLFSGVYAPSTVGTLLREFTFGHAKQLESVMREHLLALTARADLLPGAAVRTFVDIDSLLRPVYGHQKQGASYGHTKIAGKKVLRKGLSPLATTISTDLAAPVIAGIRLRAGKTGSGKGAASMVTAAIGTARAARATGIVLVRGDSAYGTRKVVCAALRAGAQFSLVLTKNSAVNAAITAIGEDQWTPVRYPGAVRDPDTGEWISDAEVAEISYTAFASTKDRTTARLIVRRVKDARYPDALFPVWRYHPFFTNSTEPVADADITHRKHAIIETVFADLIDGPLAHIPSGKFGANFAWVLCAAIAHNLLRTAGILAGGRLGRARGSTLRRKIITIPARLARPQRRPILHLPRCWPWADAWLTLWHNTIGYTPPQPDSI, encoded by the coding sequence GTGCGATTGTTCCACAGGTTCGCCGAGTCCTCGGCGAGGTTCGATGATGATGGCCTCGTGTCGGTGGCGGGGTTGGTTCCGGTGATGACCCTGGCCGAGCAGACGGGTCTGACCAGGCTGTTGACCGAGAAAATTGCCATCGACGCGCCACGAGTCAAGTCCGGGTCGGTGAACCCGGCACCGAAACTGGCCACGTTGATCGCCGGGATGTGTGCGGGTGCGGACAGCATCGACGATATCGGTCTGCTGCGCAGCGGCGGGTGCAAGACGCTGTTCAGTGGCGTGTATGCGCCCTCGACGGTCGGGACTCTGTTGCGGGAGTTCACATTCGGTCACGCCAAGCAGTTGGAGTCGGTGATGCGCGAGCATCTGCTGGCCTTGACCGCGCGCGCGGATCTGTTGCCCGGTGCGGCTGTGCGGACCTTCGTCGATATCGATTCGCTGCTGCGCCCGGTCTATGGCCACCAGAAGCAGGGCGCGTCGTACGGGCACACGAAGATTGCTGGGAAAAAGGTTCTCCGCAAAGGACTTTCACCCCTGGCAACCACGATCAGCACCGACCTGGCGGCACCGGTGATCGCCGGGATACGGCTACGCGCAGGTAAGACCGGCTCGGGCAAAGGTGCCGCATCGATGGTTACCGCCGCGATCGGCACCGCTCGTGCCGCCCGCGCCACCGGCATCGTGCTGGTGCGTGGGGACTCCGCATACGGCACCCGCAAAGTCGTGTGCGCCGCGTTGCGCGCCGGGGCACAGTTCTCGCTGGTACTGACCAAGAATTCGGCGGTCAACGCCGCGATCACCGCGATCGGCGAAGACCAATGGACTCCGGTGCGGTATCCCGGTGCCGTGCGTGATCCCGATACCGGTGAGTGGATCTCCGACGCCGAGGTCGCCGAAATCTCTTATACCGCTTTCGCTTCCACGAAAGACCGGACCACCGCGAGGCTGATCGTGCGCCGGGTGAAAGACGCCCGATACCCCGATGCCCTGTTCCCGGTCTGGCGGTATCACCCGTTCTTCACCAACTCCACCGAGCCCGTCGCCGATGCCGACATCACCCACCGCAAACACGCCATCATCGAAACCGTGTTCGCCGACCTGATCGACGGGCCACTGGCTCACATTCCGTCCGGGAAATTCGGCGCCAACTTCGCCTGGGTCCTGTGCGCCGCGATCGCCCACAACCTGCTGCGCACCGCCGGAATACTGGCCGGTGGCCGACTCGGCCGGGCCCGCGGATCGACCCTGCGCCGCAAAATCATCACCATCCCCGCCCGGCTCGCTCGCCCTCAACGGCGTCCCATCCTGCACCTGCCCCGCTGCTGGCCCTGGGCGGACGCATGGCTCACGTTGTGGCACAACACAATCGGTTACACACCACCACAACCCGACAGCATCTGA
- a CDS encoding IS5 family transposase (programmed frameshift) — MSKRLVPDELWRLVEPLLPGFEPRPQGGGTAPADERAVFTAVVFVLTSGCAWRMLPPSFGVTVPTAHRRFAAWTEAGLWRRLHRAVLDELGSRGLIDWSRAVVDAASVRAKKGALTGPSPVDRGKSGSKIHVLSDRMGIPLSVGISAANTNDAEALKPLVKAIPAVRSRRGPRRRRPGKLHADKAYDTAELREWVRGRGIGVRIARKGVESSERLGRQRWVIERTISWLTGYHRLNLRYDRKHTHFLAFLTLAAALTCHKKLAKSST; from the exons TTGTCGAAACGTCTTGTACCGGACGAGTTGTGGAGATTGGTCGAGCCGTTGCTGCCGGGGTTCGAGCCGCGGCCGCAGGGCGGCGGGACGGCGCCGGCCGATGAGCGTGCGGTGTTCACCGCGGTGGTGTTCGTGCTGACCAGTGGCTGCGCGTGGCGGATGCTGCCGCCGTCGTTCGGGGTGACCGTGCCGACCGCGCACCGCCGGTTCGCCGCGTGGACCGAAGCCGGCTTGTGGCGGCGGCTGCACCGGGCCGTGCTCGACGAACTCGGCAGCCGGGGATTGATCGACTGGTCGCGAGCCGTCGTCGATGCGGCCAGTGTCCGGGCGAAAAAA GGCGCTCTGACCGGGCCGAGCCCGGTCGACCGCGGCAAGTCCGGTTCGAAGATCCACGTCTTGTCCGATCGCATGGGAATCCCCCTGTCAGTAGGCATTTCGGCCGCCAACACCAACGACGCAGAGGCATTGAAACCGCTGGTGAAAGCGATACCCGCGGTCCGGTCACGACGCGGCCCACGCCGCCGCAGGCCGGGAAAACTGCACGCCGACAAGGCATACGACACTGCCGAACTACGCGAATGGGTGCGCGGTCGAGGCATCGGCGTCCGCATCGCCCGCAAGGGCGTCGAATCCTCCGAACGTCTGGGCCGGCAGCGGTGGGTGATCGAACGGACGATCTCCTGGCTGACCGGCTACCACCGGCTCAACCTCCGCTACGACCGCAAGCACACCCACTTCCTCGCGTTCCTCACCCTCGCCGCAGCACTGACCTGCCACAAGAAACTGGCGAAATCATCCACATGA
- a CDS encoding alpha/beta hydrolase — MQRVELISVDGIRLEAALHPAVSSPCRGVVLLVHGVTVDMDEGGGMFVRLAERLVAAGFDVARFSFRGHGGSGGTQRGVTIAGECLDLQAAVTLVAERFTGPVSVVAASFGAVSTALSLPWLEDRLHRLVLWNPVLDLRHTFLAPELPWGVENFGPEAQERLRDRGFLVVDGAFELGRVLFCEFDRYRPSEQFLASSVPALIVHGDKDSAVSYPIAADAAGRREKVLLHTISGSDHGFDSREREDEAISVTTDWLVEQSAVMA; from the coding sequence ATGCAACGTGTCGAGTTGATCTCAGTGGATGGAATACGGCTGGAGGCTGCGCTGCACCCGGCTGTGAGCTCGCCGTGCCGCGGTGTCGTCCTGTTGGTGCACGGCGTCACCGTGGACATGGATGAGGGAGGAGGCATGTTCGTCCGGCTGGCGGAGCGACTGGTGGCGGCCGGTTTCGACGTGGCCCGCTTCTCGTTTCGTGGCCACGGCGGCAGCGGTGGAACGCAGCGCGGGGTGACGATCGCGGGCGAGTGCCTCGATCTGCAGGCCGCTGTGACTCTTGTGGCCGAGCGCTTCACGGGACCGGTGTCGGTCGTGGCGGCCAGCTTCGGTGCTGTCTCCACAGCGTTGTCGCTGCCGTGGTTGGAGGATCGTCTTCATCGGCTTGTGCTGTGGAATCCGGTGCTGGACCTTCGTCATACCTTCTTGGCGCCGGAGTTGCCCTGGGGCGTAGAGAATTTCGGGCCCGAGGCGCAGGAGCGTCTGCGCGACAGAGGGTTTCTGGTCGTGGATGGTGCGTTCGAGCTCGGACGAGTGCTGTTCTGCGAGTTCGACCGCTACCGGCCGTCGGAGCAGTTCCTGGCCAGCAGTGTCCCGGCCTTGATCGTGCACGGCGACAAAGATTCGGCGGTCTCGTATCCGATCGCCGCAGATGCTGCTGGTAGGCGGGAGAAGGTGTTGCTGCACACCATCTCCGGCTCTGATCATGGCTTCGATTCACGAGAGCGGGAGGACGAAGCGATCTCGGTGACGACCGATTGGCTGGTGGAGCAGTCTGCGGTGATGGCATGA
- a CDS encoding radical SAM/SPASM domain-containing protein encodes MTTTFDTVPSMLRYRPDLGLLFDPRAGVFHRLRNTVAKQMIDEIFAGSDRDTIVSTLSQRFHANSGQVAADLDALVAALTTPPAPRTDSHDRSLLEIDKRFDTTLDFPLRLEIELTAVCNWNCGFCYNVWKIDPTLSDNDIRKAVRQIPEKHLPTDLAIEILDQCAAQGCYVIRYSGGETLLHPDAMHIFEHGGRLGLYQVVFTNGHFITADRAARLAAANVRCALVSIHGDRDQHNDLTGHPRAYDKAITAMQLLLDAGINVVAELTLVKENIPGVLDVIRDAYRLGVREFGIMRYVPTGRHDDRYGVPVSVTLPLMREIDDLTATECPGMTVAWPCAQKLCAADTDTPLHADDPTLALRFSQLVGHCESGMVWASVSYDGQLRNCPHSNVYFGRLAEHRLADLWPTLTDRVHTAVTTRSTCAGCAVADACRGGCHLPSFFTAKTGTSLGIPSVGSVSTATTDR; translated from the coding sequence ATGACCACCACATTCGACACCGTTCCTTCGATGCTGCGCTACCGCCCCGACCTGGGACTGCTGTTCGACCCCCGGGCCGGGGTCTTCCACCGGCTGCGCAACACCGTCGCCAAGCAGATGATTGACGAAATCTTCGCCGGCAGCGACCGGGACACCATCGTCAGCACCCTCAGCCAGCGATTTCACGCCAACTCGGGTCAAGTCGCCGCCGACCTCGACGCCCTTGTCGCGGCACTGACGACACCACCGGCACCGAGGACGGACAGCCACGACCGGTCGCTACTGGAGATAGACAAGCGCTTCGACACGACCTTGGACTTCCCACTGCGCCTGGAGATCGAGCTCACCGCGGTCTGCAACTGGAACTGCGGCTTCTGCTACAACGTGTGGAAGATCGATCCGACACTGTCCGACAACGACATTCGAAAAGCCGTCCGCCAGATCCCGGAAAAACACCTGCCTACCGATCTGGCCATCGAGATCCTGGACCAGTGCGCCGCGCAAGGCTGCTACGTCATCCGCTACAGCGGCGGCGAAACACTGCTGCATCCCGACGCCATGCACATCTTCGAGCACGGTGGCCGGCTCGGCCTGTACCAGGTGGTGTTCACCAACGGCCACTTCATCACCGCCGACCGCGCCGCGCGCCTCGCCGCCGCCAACGTCCGCTGCGCCCTGGTCTCCATCCATGGCGACCGTGACCAGCACAACGATCTCACCGGGCATCCCCGCGCCTACGACAAGGCCATCACCGCCATGCAATTGCTGCTGGACGCAGGGATCAACGTGGTCGCCGAGCTCACCCTCGTCAAAGAGAACATCCCCGGGGTGCTCGACGTCATCCGCGACGCGTACCGCCTCGGCGTCCGTGAATTCGGCATCATGCGGTACGTACCGACCGGACGCCACGACGACCGCTACGGTGTGCCGGTCTCGGTGACCCTGCCGTTGATGCGCGAGATCGACGATCTCACCGCCACCGAATGCCCCGGGATGACCGTCGCCTGGCCCTGCGCACAGAAACTCTGCGCCGCCGACACCGATACCCCGCTGCACGCCGACGACCCCACTCTCGCACTGCGGTTCTCCCAACTCGTGGGGCACTGCGAATCCGGAATGGTATGGGCCAGCGTCAGTTACGACGGCCAGCTGCGCAACTGCCCGCACAGCAATGTCTACTTCGGCCGCCTCGCCGAACACCGGCTGGCCGACCTCTGGCCTACGCTCACCGACCGCGTCCACACGGCCGTCACCACCCGGTCCACTTGCGCTGGGTGCGCCGTGGCCGACGCGTGCCGCGGAGGGTGTCACCTGCCCAGCTTCTTCACCGCGAAAACCGGTACCAGCCTCGGCATTCCGAGTGTGGGCAGTGTCTCGACCGCCACGACCGACCGATAG
- a CDS encoding restriction endonuclease subunit S, producing the protein MKFYAEMKPTNSPWLGEVPAHWEVSRFRFEAVINGGQVDPREEPWSRMTLIAPNHIESNTGKIIGVETAEEQGADSGKYLVAQGQLVYSKIRPALNKAAIAETEALCSADMYGISFADKVEPRFALYYFLARPFHTFATIISMRVKMPKVNREELADAPWLVPPLDEQCAIADYLDRETARIDTLIEEQQQLIGMLSERRAAVISSALAPTDSWTCHRIKHIGETSLGKMLDAGRAIRDGDQPRAYVRAADVRADGSVNLVDLNEMPFSDAEMEVFDLRAGDVLLIEGGATVGRPGFMVESAPGIAFQKTVNRLRVGPRVDARFVYWSMLRLYESAYYANHYGSVSFVHLTGEKLREIELHLPPLDEQQAIATYLDEQTAKIDALIAETRRFIELARERRSALITAAVTGQIDVQEMM; encoded by the coding sequence ATGAAGTTCTATGCCGAGATGAAGCCAACAAACTCCCCGTGGCTGGGCGAGGTGCCAGCGCATTGGGAGGTCAGCCGTTTCCGCTTTGAGGCGGTGATCAACGGCGGGCAGGTAGACCCTCGCGAAGAGCCGTGGAGCAGGATGACGCTGATTGCTCCCAACCACATCGAGAGCAACACGGGCAAAATCATCGGCGTCGAAACGGCAGAAGAGCAGGGCGCCGACAGCGGTAAGTACCTCGTCGCGCAGGGACAACTCGTGTATTCGAAGATCCGGCCAGCGCTCAACAAGGCGGCGATCGCTGAGACGGAAGCGCTATGCAGCGCCGATATGTACGGCATATCATTCGCCGATAAGGTCGAGCCGCGATTCGCTCTCTACTACTTCTTGGCGCGGCCGTTCCACACATTTGCGACGATCATCTCAATGCGCGTCAAGATGCCGAAGGTCAACCGCGAAGAGTTGGCCGACGCGCCGTGGCTTGTTCCTCCGCTGGACGAGCAGTGCGCAATCGCCGACTACCTCGACCGCGAGACCGCCCGTATCGACACGCTTATCGAGGAGCAGCAGCAGCTGATCGGGATGCTCAGCGAACGGCGGGCAGCAGTCATCTCATCAGCCTTGGCACCGACCGACTCGTGGACATGTCACAGGATCAAGCACATCGGTGAGACCAGCCTGGGGAAGATGCTCGACGCGGGCCGTGCGATACGCGATGGAGACCAGCCAAGGGCGTACGTCCGGGCGGCGGATGTTCGTGCAGACGGCTCTGTGAACCTCGTGGACCTCAACGAGATGCCGTTTTCCGACGCAGAGATGGAAGTTTTCGACCTCCGCGCGGGCGACGTTCTCTTAATCGAGGGCGGCGCCACGGTGGGTCGTCCAGGGTTCATGGTCGAGTCGGCACCGGGGATCGCCTTCCAGAAGACCGTCAACCGCCTGCGGGTCGGGCCACGGGTGGATGCTCGGTTCGTATATTGGTCGATGCTCCGCCTCTACGAGTCTGCCTACTACGCCAATCATTACGGGTCGGTCTCATTCGTTCACCTCACTGGCGAGAAGCTGAGGGAAATCGAACTTCATCTCCCGCCACTCGACGAGCAGCAGGCCATTGCGACATACCTCGACGAGCAAACCGCGAAGATCGACGCGCTGATCGCCGAGACGCGGCGGTTCATCGAGCTCGCCCGCGAGCGTCGGTCGGCGTTGATCACGGCGGCGGTGACTGGTCAGATCGACGTGCAGGAGATGATGTGA
- a CDS encoding class I SAM-dependent DNA methyltransferase, with protein sequence MSTLGSFIWSIADQLRGPYRPNQYGNVILPLTILRRLDCILEPDLEIVRELAAKYDNPNRLKIEVKKATGRPFYNTSNYSFANLLADADGLADNLADYIDRFSPDVDVFEYFDFKKEILALEKAELLREVVKSFKAVDLHPDVVSNADMGDAFEYIIRKFNEAANETSGDHYTPRDAIRLLVDLLFAEKDADLTEAGIVRTLYDPTAGTGGMLALAEEHLLAQNPDAKLSLYGQEYNPQSYAICKSDLLAKGHDATNIAFGNTLTDDAFRGRQFDFCMSNPPYGVDWKQYAKAITKEHNEAGPYGRFAPGLPATSDGQMLFLLHLAHKMRAREDGGGRVGIVMNGSPLFNGATESGPSNIRKWLLEHDLVDAIVALPTNMFFNTGIATYIWILDNTKRPDRQGLVQLIDGTSFWTKMRKNLGAKNRELSKGDRAKVVRLYTDFTDADPDYSKVLRNDEFGYWTITVERPLLDESGNPVVDRKGKPKPDTKKRDTENVPFTYGGSTAGAASRVEVIRAYFDAEVKPHVPDAWIDWGKIRTGYEIPFTRHFYKYIPPRSLAEIDADLEKQVAKILDLLREVED encoded by the coding sequence GTGAGCACCCTCGGTAGCTTCATTTGGTCGATTGCCGACCAACTTCGGGGTCCCTACCGCCCCAACCAGTACGGCAACGTGATCCTCCCGCTCACGATCCTGCGGCGCCTAGACTGCATCCTCGAACCCGACCTGGAGATTGTGCGCGAGCTGGCGGCGAAGTACGACAACCCCAACCGGCTCAAGATCGAGGTCAAGAAGGCCACTGGGCGGCCGTTCTACAACACCTCGAACTACTCCTTCGCCAATCTGCTGGCTGACGCTGACGGGCTGGCGGACAACCTTGCCGACTACATCGACCGGTTCTCGCCTGATGTCGATGTGTTCGAGTACTTCGACTTCAAGAAGGAGATCCTCGCCCTGGAGAAGGCGGAGCTGCTGCGTGAGGTCGTCAAGTCCTTCAAGGCCGTCGACCTGCATCCGGACGTTGTCTCCAACGCCGATATGGGTGATGCGTTCGAGTACATCATCCGCAAGTTCAACGAGGCCGCGAACGAGACCTCCGGTGACCACTACACCCCGCGGGACGCGATCCGGCTGCTGGTCGACCTGCTCTTTGCCGAGAAGGACGCCGACCTGACCGAGGCTGGCATCGTCCGCACGCTGTACGATCCGACCGCGGGCACCGGCGGCATGCTCGCCTTGGCCGAGGAGCACCTGCTCGCACAGAATCCCGACGCGAAGCTGAGCCTGTACGGCCAGGAGTACAACCCGCAGTCGTACGCGATCTGCAAATCGGATCTACTGGCCAAGGGACACGACGCGACCAACATCGCCTTCGGTAACACGCTCACCGATGACGCGTTCAGGGGCCGCCAGTTCGACTTCTGCATGTCCAATCCGCCGTACGGCGTTGACTGGAAGCAGTATGCCAAGGCAATCACGAAAGAGCACAACGAAGCGGGTCCTTATGGCCGGTTCGCCCCTGGCCTACCGGCGACCTCGGATGGGCAGATGCTGTTTCTGCTCCACCTGGCTCACAAGATGCGCGCCCGCGAGGACGGCGGCGGCCGAGTAGGCATCGTCATGAACGGCTCGCCGCTCTTCAACGGTGCCACCGAGTCCGGCCCCTCCAACATTCGCAAGTGGCTGCTGGAGCACGATCTCGTTGATGCCATCGTCGCGCTGCCGACAAACATGTTCTTCAACACCGGTATCGCCACCTACATCTGGATTCTCGACAACACCAAGCGTCCCGATCGCCAGGGCCTGGTCCAACTCATCGACGGCACGTCGTTCTGGACCAAGATGCGTAAGAACCTCGGCGCAAAGAACCGTGAGCTCAGCAAGGGTGACCGCGCCAAGGTGGTGCGTTTGTACACCGACTTCACCGACGCCGATCCGGATTATTCCAAGGTGCTCCGCAACGACGAGTTCGGCTACTGGACCATCACTGTCGAGCGCCCGCTCCTTGATGAGTCCGGCAACCCCGTCGTCGACCGCAAAGGCAAGCCCAAGCCGGACACGAAGAAGCGCGATACTGAGAACGTCCCGTTTACCTATGGCGGCTCGACAGCTGGCGCGGCCAGTAGAGTCGAGGTCATCCGGGCGTATTTTGACGCCGAGGTGAAGCCCCATGTGCCCGACGCCTGGATTGACTGGGGCAAGATCAGGACTGGCTACGAAATTCCCTTCACCCGCCACTTCTACAAGTACATCCCACCGCGTTCCCTCGCCGAGATTGATGCCGATCTGGAGAAGCAGGTCGCCAAGATCCTCGATCTGCTGCGGGAGGTCGAGGACTGA
- a CDS encoding glycosyltransferase family 25 protein, with translation MITVRDIATYVVNLPRRQDRRAWIHASLPDDLTVTYTSDFDRSFDGRHLALADLEADGIELFDWQIDSSNPWWNRPLKFGEIGCTLAHLACWSHAADHTDQPYVLVLEDDAVLGTAFTENLLHGLNRLRQEAAPFELLYLGRYPLEPDRQAAVPGFVVPGYSHCSYAYLFTRTALATLLAVGLRQAIVPVDEFLPALYVPHPREDLRTRFPPQLTALAFDPPLVTQRPKEVAGSDTEDSGFIDTSAHSGA, from the coding sequence GTGATCACCGTTCGTGACATCGCCACCTACGTGGTGAACCTGCCGCGCAGGCAGGACCGGCGAGCCTGGATCCACGCAAGTCTCCCGGACGACCTCACCGTCACCTACACCTCGGACTTCGATCGCAGCTTCGACGGCCGACACCTCGCCCTCGCTGACCTCGAAGCAGACGGCATCGAACTGTTCGACTGGCAAATCGACTCCAGCAACCCATGGTGGAACCGCCCTCTGAAGTTCGGCGAAATCGGCTGCACCCTTGCCCATCTGGCCTGCTGGTCGCACGCAGCCGACCACACCGACCAGCCATACGTTCTCGTCCTCGAAGACGATGCCGTCCTGGGCACCGCGTTCACCGAGAACCTACTGCACGGACTGAATCGCCTCCGGCAGGAGGCGGCGCCGTTCGAGCTGCTGTATCTGGGCCGGTACCCCCTCGAACCTGATCGCCAGGCTGCTGTCCCGGGGTTCGTGGTTCCTGGGTATAGCCACTGCAGCTACGCCTACCTATTCACCCGGACCGCTCTCGCGACGCTACTTGCCGTCGGCTTGCGGCAGGCCATCGTCCCAGTCGACGAGTTCCTTCCCGCGCTCTACGTTCCACATCCCCGCGAGGACCTGCGCACACGGTTTCCACCTCAGCTCACTGCATTGGCGTTCGATCCGCCGCTGGTTACCCAGCGCCCGAAAGAGGTCGCCGGCAGCGATACCGAGGACTCCGGCTTCATCGATACATCCGCGCACAGCGGAGCCTAA